One window of the Nitrospira sp. genome contains the following:
- a CDS encoding site-specific integrase: MKPKTNPVFTPEHQVVAPGRDDMPTNSGQASRHEGSVQAQPAPIIPLFPSSDDPDESAGRLTPQSTVADLGLFVKRRYWGGMKHSAMVNYTNILKYNIFPALGHLPLEALEDLELIEDLIIEWRESALKRGTISSRISVLVWLYDAAIARDLIKKNPLKQARKLLKQKKWKKFRATPFSAEDECQLVEAFKTLAPRYHCLLLLLLRTGMRIGEALALKLEDIDWKLRKIRIKATWTCGIEDTPKYESDRVIAITDDLFLVLQAYVKFLKYEEQTSWLAPTVLLFPGKNRETPLSLAAFRRDVWQVLLADLGIRYRRIHDLRHTFATSVLLAGARIELVSSWLGHTDVGFTYRTYCHLLDQAHDEIVKYIGVASARPLPLQTCPACRRPLDTDLSPAPWAVP, from the coding sequence ATGAAACCGAAGACTAACCCCGTTTTCACTCCCGAGCACCAGGTCGTGGCGCCAGGTCGAGACGACATGCCCACGAACTCTGGTCAAGCGTCTCGTCACGAGGGGAGTGTACAGGCACAACCCGCACCCATCATCCCGCTTTTCCCGTCATCCGATGACCCCGATGAGTCAGCGGGGCGTCTCACGCCGCAGTCCACCGTGGCCGACTTAGGACTGTTTGTGAAACGTCGGTATTGGGGCGGGATGAAGCACAGTGCGATGGTCAACTACACCAATATTCTCAAGTACAACATCTTTCCAGCCCTGGGCCACCTGCCCCTTGAGGCCCTTGAGGATTTGGAGCTGATTGAAGACCTCATTATCGAGTGGCGGGAGAGCGCACTGAAGCGCGGGACCATCAGTAGTCGCATTTCTGTCCTGGTCTGGCTCTACGATGCGGCCATCGCTCGGGATCTGATCAAGAAGAACCCCCTTAAGCAGGCCAGAAAGTTGTTGAAACAGAAAAAGTGGAAGAAATTTCGTGCTACCCCCTTTAGCGCCGAAGATGAGTGCCAGCTGGTGGAAGCGTTTAAAACTCTGGCACCGCGCTACCATTGCCTGTTGTTACTCTTGCTCAGGACAGGCATGCGGATTGGCGAAGCGTTGGCCTTAAAACTCGAGGACATCGATTGGAAACTGAGAAAGATCCGGATCAAGGCCACCTGGACGTGTGGGATCGAGGACACGCCCAAATACGAGTCGGACCGGGTCATTGCCATCACCGATGACCTCTTCCTCGTCTTGCAAGCCTATGTCAAATTTCTCAAGTATGAAGAACAAACCAGCTGGTTGGCGCCAACCGTCTTGCTGTTCCCGGGAAAAAACCGAGAGACCCCCCTCAGTCTCGCCGCGTTCCGACGGGACGTGTGGCAAGTCCTGCTGGCGGATCTCGGCATCCGCTATCGCCGCATTCACGACTTGCGCCATACCTTTGCCACCTCCGTCCTACTAGCTGGAGCCCGCATTGAATTAGTGAGTAGTTGGCTCGGCCATACGGATGTGGGCTTCACGTACCGGACGTATTGCCACCTGTTAGACCAAGCACATGACGAGATCGTCAAATATATCGGAGTTGCGAGTGCACGGCCCCTTCCCCTCCAGACCTGTCCCGCGTGCCGGCGCCCGCTGGACACGGATCTCTCGCCTGCCCCCTGGGCGGTCCCCTGA
- a CDS encoding DUF1778 domain-containing protein — MVKTGAPGTTGRSETINLRASQKQKGLIDRAAEALGKSRSDFMLETVCREAETVLLDRRYFALSKDAFERFTAMLDHPPASNPKLRRLLHTRAPWER, encoded by the coding sequence ATGGTTAAGACGGGAGCACCGGGGACAACAGGGCGAAGTGAAACGATCAACCTGCGCGCCAGTCAGAAACAGAAAGGGCTGATCGACCGGGCGGCGGAAGCGCTGGGAAAGAGTCGCTCTGATTTCATGCTCGAAACCGTCTGCCGGGAAGCGGAAACGGTCCTGCTCGACCGGCGCTACTTTGCCCTCTCCAAGGACGCATTCGAGCGATTTACAGCGATGCTCGACCATCCTCCGGCGAGCAATCCGAAGCTGCGACGCCTCCTTCACACACGTGCACCCTGGGAGCGATGA
- a CDS encoding helix-turn-helix domain-containing protein: MSDQSSPFMTLKEAAAFLRYSPSTLYQRADIPRIKLPGSKDWRYEKQALLAWAASAVPQRLEPQHEPPQLAAENPQAPRPVLRRRSSRYR, encoded by the coding sequence ATGTCTGACCAGAGCAGCCCATTCATGACCCTCAAAGAGGCTGCGGCCTTTCTCCGCTACTCCCCTAGCACGCTCTATCAGCGTGCGGACATCCCACGAATAAAATTACCCGGATCAAAAGACTGGCGCTATGAGAAACAAGCGCTCCTCGCCTGGGCCGCATCTGCTGTGCCCCAACGTCTTGAGCCGCAGCATGAGCCACCCCAACTTGCCGCAGAGAATCCGCAGGCACCGCGCCCGGTGCTTCGTCGCCGCAGTTCACGCTATCGCTAA
- a CDS encoding tyrosine-type recombinase/integrase, whose translation MVIRHRTTKKGLASDLDFWWKKGRYRPTLGYDLDPAEEMIEAGKMIERIKTGQLNGGCTRSGGTTMADFQASYLSELKERGVLDLKRPERVLETYLVPAFPQPMRDISYSDGQAYIAKRRKKGASDGTIAREWTILLSLMNFAAKVGEIPANPLQGVSAPKSGVRDRMPTAEEIARIFAVATDRLQRAAMVAMNCGLREEKVWAIRPSWIVQKADGPWLQLPPARSKKKGNPTLLPLNRFAYAALTAGEPSPNDDRVFYEWSDKHALGKAWSRATDAAEIEDLRFHDLRRWFASILEDLGDGEEEEAVPREVVKYLLGHQPADTLERHYLVRSKGWAKKLRRAVEQLGDRYKQFVLERE comes from the coding sequence ATGGTTATCCGGCACCGCACGACAAAGAAAGGGCTCGCCAGCGACCTTGACTTCTGGTGGAAGAAGGGACGCTACCGGCCCACCCTTGGTTATGACCTGGACCCTGCAGAAGAGATGATCGAAGCGGGGAAAATGATTGAGCGCATTAAAACTGGCCAGCTCAATGGAGGGTGCACGCGTAGCGGTGGAACCACCATGGCCGACTTTCAGGCGAGCTATCTGTCGGAGCTCAAGGAACGGGGTGTGCTGGATCTGAAGAGACCGGAGCGGGTGCTCGAGACCTATCTCGTTCCCGCCTTTCCCCAGCCCATGCGGGACATCTCGTACAGCGACGGACAGGCCTATATCGCGAAGCGTCGCAAGAAAGGCGCATCGGATGGCACCATTGCCCGCGAATGGACGATTCTTCTGAGTTTGATGAACTTTGCTGCGAAAGTTGGAGAAATCCCGGCCAATCCCCTGCAAGGGGTCTCGGCGCCAAAGAGTGGGGTGCGCGATCGCATGCCGACCGCCGAAGAAATCGCTCGTATCTTCGCCGTCGCGACGGATCGGCTTCAACGCGCTGCGATGGTGGCGATGAACTGTGGGTTGAGAGAAGAAAAAGTGTGGGCGATCCGGCCAAGTTGGATTGTGCAGAAAGCCGATGGGCCCTGGCTGCAGTTGCCGCCTGCAAGATCCAAAAAGAAAGGGAATCCCACGTTGCTCCCTTTGAACCGCTTCGCCTATGCGGCGCTCACTGCCGGCGAGCCGTCACCAAACGATGACCGCGTGTTCTATGAGTGGTCGGACAAACATGCCCTGGGCAAGGCATGGTCACGAGCGACAGATGCGGCAGAGATTGAAGATCTACGATTCCATGATTTGCGGCGATGGTTTGCATCGATTTTGGAAGACTTGGGTGACGGAGAGGAGGAAGAGGCGGTTCCAAGAGAGGTCGTGAAATACCTTCTCGGGCATCAACCTGCCGATACACTGGAACGGCACTATTTGGTTCGATCAAAAGGGTGGGCCAAGAAGCTGCGTCGGGCGGTGGAGCAGCTGGGCGATCGGTATAAGCAGTTCGTCCTCGAAAGGGAATAA
- a CDS encoding helix-turn-helix transcriptional regulator codes for MATNVDEKIKPLSPIQRKKVESRAAELMAEEMTLRELRHARKLTQVRMAKKLGITQDSVSRLEQRSDLLLSTLRKAIEAMGGNLSLIAQFPDREPVVLSGIAKDDPESKPSGRRPTLA; via the coding sequence ATGGCGACGAACGTCGATGAGAAAATCAAGCCGTTGAGCCCGATCCAACGCAAGAAGGTGGAGAGCCGTGCTGCCGAGTTGATGGCCGAGGAGATGACCTTGCGTGAACTGCGGCACGCGCGCAAGCTCACGCAAGTTCGGATGGCCAAGAAGTTGGGGATCACGCAGGATAGCGTGTCGCGCCTCGAGCAACGAAGCGATCTCTTACTGTCCACGCTCAGAAAGGCCATTGAGGCGATGGGCGGGAACCTGTCTCTGATCGCCCAATTTCCAGACCGTGAGCCGGTGGTGTTATCCGGTATTGCCAAAGACGACCCGGAGTCGAAGCCCTCAGGCCGCAGACCCACGCTGGCCTAA
- a CDS encoding metallophosphoesterase — MRAVWVTDIHLDFLSHAECASFFDSIVGDSPDIIFVTGDISIAPSLLSHLEAMNQALNRPIYFVLGNHDFYRGSITEVRMAVRARLHGHPLLTYLPEAGIVPLTPSTALVGHDGWGDSRYGNYATSPVELNDHRYIKELTGLTSPQLQERLMRLGDEAALYLRQTLPQACERYSHVILLTHVPPFRESCWYQGQVSTDEWLPFFACQAVGDVLLETMRGRPHCQLTVYCGHTHHSGTAQVLPNLTVFTGAAEYGMPQVNAVIEVQ; from the coding sequence ATGCGTGCGGTTTGGGTCACTGATATACATCTGGATTTCTTGAGTCACGCGGAGTGCGCGAGTTTCTTCGACTCTATCGTAGGGGACAGTCCGGATATCATCTTTGTGACCGGGGATATCTCTATTGCGCCCTCGCTGCTAAGTCATCTCGAGGCGATGAACCAGGCTCTGAATAGACCCATCTATTTTGTTCTTGGGAACCACGACTTCTATCGTGGGTCGATCACAGAGGTGCGCATGGCTGTTCGAGCACGCCTGCACGGACATCCGTTGCTGACCTATCTGCCGGAGGCCGGTATTGTTCCTCTGACTCCATCAACCGCGTTAGTGGGCCATGATGGCTGGGGTGATAGCCGGTACGGGAACTATGCGACATCCCCGGTGGAGCTGAACGACCATCGCTATATCAAGGAGCTGACGGGGCTGACATCGCCTCAACTTCAGGAACGACTAATGCGCCTAGGTGACGAAGCTGCCCTGTATCTTCGTCAGACCTTACCCCAGGCTTGTGAGCGTTATTCGCACGTGATTCTCCTCACCCATGTGCCTCCCTTTCGAGAATCCTGCTGGTATCAGGGGCAGGTGAGCACTGACGAGTGGCTCCCGTTCTTTGCCTGCCAGGCGGTTGGGGATGTGTTGCTCGAGACCATGCGGGGGAGACCGCATTGTCAGCTTACCGTGTATTGCGGGCACACGCACCATAGCGGTACCGCACAGGTGCTGCCAAATCTCACCGTCTTCACGGGTGCCGCAGAGTATGGGATGCCACAGGTGAATGCGGTGATCGAGGTTCAGTGA
- a CDS encoding GNAT family N-acetyltransferase, protein MSRPAEIRPPEKLSAKHDVSAFESGEPVLDEWLRRRALKNEASGASRTYVVCADKKVVGYYTLAVGAVALVEATGRVRRNMPDPLPVMVLGRLAVDKEHQRRGIGTGLLRDAILRTVQASEIAGIRAILVHALSESAKHFYEEWGFVASPVDPLTVMITVTEAVTMLGMKGQ, encoded by the coding sequence ATGAGCCGCCCCGCTGAAATACGTCCGCCAGAAAAACTGTCTGCGAAGCATGACGTGTCCGCCTTTGAGTCCGGCGAGCCGGTCCTGGATGAATGGCTGCGGCGCCGCGCGCTCAAGAATGAAGCCAGCGGGGCTTCGCGCACCTATGTGGTCTGTGCAGATAAAAAGGTCGTTGGCTACTACACCCTCGCCGTTGGCGCCGTCGCGTTGGTGGAAGCGACGGGGCGCGTGCGGCGCAACATGCCGGACCCTCTGCCGGTCATGGTGCTCGGCCGGCTGGCCGTTGATAAGGAACATCAACGCCGCGGCATCGGAACGGGCCTGCTGCGCGATGCGATTCTGCGGACCGTCCAAGCTTCGGAGATCGCCGGTATCCGAGCTATTCTCGTCCATGCCCTCTCGGAATCAGCGAAGCACTTTTATGAGGAATGGGGGTTTGTGGCATCACCAGTCGATCCATTGACCGTCATGATTACTGTCACCGAGGCGGTCACCATGTTGGGAATGAAGGGACAATAA
- a CDS encoding ankyrin repeat domain-containing protein gives MSDLPSYINDPDAIVTASFDGRAELVRQLLLTGISPDTADEYGSTGLHEAAKQGNSLIAQVFIEAKADINRKDKDGNTPLDLALYYDHSHVVELLTHMGAKKTDGTSPIQVREEEIYRGFEAKNAVERLLSLVEANKKSDQDHGSTGAQN, from the coding sequence ATGAGTGACCTTCCCTCATACATTAATGACCCAGATGCTATTGTCACTGCGTCGTTTGACGGTCGGGCTGAACTAGTTCGACAATTGCTTTTAACAGGCATATCTCCAGACACCGCAGATGAGTATGGTAGTACCGGTCTTCATGAAGCAGCCAAGCAAGGAAACTCTCTCATTGCGCAAGTCTTTATCGAGGCGAAGGCCGATATTAATCGGAAAGACAAAGATGGAAATACTCCCCTGGATTTAGCACTCTACTATGACCATTCGCATGTAGTTGAATTACTCACGCATATGGGAGCAAAGAAGACGGATGGAACCTCGCCGATACAAGTGCGGGAAGAGGAAATTTATAGAGGATTTGAGGCGAAGAATGCAGTTGAGCGGTTACTTTCTCTAGTGGAAGCGAATAAGAAGTCCGACCAGGATCATGGATCTACTGGGGCACAGAACTGA
- a CDS encoding type I restriction endonuclease subunit R encodes MKTDTSEKGLESLIFAAMTGVPIEPSLKDPVVGHPKAVYGGSGWIAGSSDDYDREFCVDLPQLRTFLIETQPNIAEALDLDHDSPTRRKFLARLQGEISRHGTIQVLRHGVKDGPNHIDLFFGTPSEGNEKAQVLNAANRFVVTRQLRYSRDETQRALDLGLFINGLPIATFELKNSLTKQTVEDAVEQYKRDRDPREKLFEFGRCVAHFALDDHEVRFCAHLKGKGSWFLPFNQGWNDGAGNPPNPNGIKTDYLWKRVLTRNGLTDILENYAQVVEEKHERTGKKKAVQIWPRYHQLDVVRRLLADARQHGAGQRYLIQHSAGSGKSNSIAWLGHQLIGLRKDDTLVFESIIVVTDRRILDKQIRDTIKQFAQVGATVGHAEHSGDLRKFIAEGKKIIISTVQKFPFILEEIGSEQRGKKFAIIIDEAHSSQGGRTSAAISMALSTAGAEEDDETTEDKINRIMEAKKLLPNASYFAFTATPKNKTLEIFGEALPPDAEGKVRHRPFHSYTMKQAIQEGFILDVLKYYTPVESYYKLVKKVEGDPEFDTKRAKKKLRRYVESHDHAIRLKAEIMVDHFHEQVLALNKIGGQARAMVVTTGIDRAIEYFHAFRDYLAERKSPHHPIVAFSGEHDYGGMKVTEASLNGFPSSQIADKIQEDPYRFLICADKFQTGYDEPLLHTMYVDKVLSGIKAVQTLSRLNRAHPQKHDVFVLDFMNDSDTIKEAFADYYRTTILAEETDPNKLHDLKAVLDGYQVYDSGQIGQLVALYLGGADRDKLDPILDACVAVYKEQLNENGQVDFKGKAKAFTRTYGFLASILPYTNAGWEKLSIFLNFLVPKLPAPKEEDLSKGILDAIDMDSYRVEKKAVMKIQLPDENAEIEPVPTSGGGHKSEPELDRLSNILKAFNDQFGNIPWTDADRVHKLITEEIPAKVAADSAYQNARQHSDKQNARIEHDKALARVMTAVLKDDTELFKQFMDNESFKRWLTDTVFRITYNNPPGPTP; translated from the coding sequence ATGAAGACCGACACCAGCGAGAAGGGCCTGGAGAGTCTTATCTTCGCGGCGATGACTGGTGTCCCGATTGAGCCTTCTTTGAAAGACCCAGTCGTCGGTCACCCCAAAGCAGTCTATGGAGGTAGCGGCTGGATTGCTGGTTCCTCTGACGACTACGACCGCGAGTTCTGTGTCGATCTTCCCCAACTTCGAACCTTTCTGATCGAGACCCAGCCGAACATCGCCGAGGCGCTTGATCTCGACCATGACAGCCCGACTCGGCGGAAGTTTTTGGCCCGGCTGCAAGGCGAGATTTCCAGGCACGGCACGATCCAGGTCCTGCGTCATGGTGTGAAGGACGGGCCGAACCATATCGACCTGTTCTTCGGCACCCCTTCAGAGGGGAATGAGAAGGCGCAGGTTCTCAATGCGGCGAACCGTTTTGTGGTGACGCGACAACTACGGTATAGCCGTGACGAAACCCAGCGGGCGCTGGACCTCGGTCTCTTTATCAACGGACTCCCCATCGCCACGTTCGAGCTAAAGAATAGCCTGACGAAACAGACGGTCGAAGACGCCGTGGAGCAGTACAAGCGCGACCGCGATCCGCGCGAGAAGCTGTTCGAGTTCGGCCGTTGTGTGGCGCATTTCGCCCTCGACGATCACGAAGTGCGGTTCTGTGCTCACCTGAAAGGAAAAGGCTCCTGGTTCCTGCCCTTCAATCAAGGCTGGAACGATGGGGCCGGGAATCCCCCGAATCCGAACGGCATCAAGACCGATTATCTCTGGAAGCGAGTTCTGACCCGCAACGGCCTCACCGACATCCTGGAGAATTACGCTCAGGTGGTGGAGGAAAAGCACGAGAGGACTGGCAAGAAGAAGGCCGTGCAGATTTGGCCGCGCTATCATCAGCTTGATGTCGTCCGGAGGCTTCTCGCGGATGCAAGGCAGCATGGCGCGGGCCAACGGTATTTGATTCAGCACTCGGCCGGAAGCGGGAAGTCCAATTCCATTGCCTGGCTCGGCCATCAGCTGATCGGCTTGCGTAAGGACGACACCCTCGTGTTCGAGTCGATCATCGTGGTGACCGACCGCCGTATTCTCGATAAACAAATCCGTGACACCATCAAGCAGTTTGCCCAGGTGGGGGCGACCGTGGGGCATGCCGAGCATTCTGGAGACCTCCGCAAGTTCATTGCCGAGGGGAAGAAGATCATCATCTCCACGGTGCAGAAGTTCCCGTTCATCCTGGAGGAAATCGGCAGCGAGCAGCGCGGGAAGAAGTTTGCGATCATTATCGACGAAGCCCATTCAAGCCAGGGTGGCCGCACCTCGGCCGCGATTAGCATGGCGCTGTCGACTGCCGGGGCCGAAGAGGACGACGAGACGACGGAGGACAAGATCAACCGAATCATGGAGGCTAAGAAGCTCCTGCCGAACGCGAGCTACTTTGCCTTCACCGCGACGCCCAAAAACAAGACGCTGGAGATCTTCGGCGAGGCGCTGCCGCCGGATGCCGAGGGGAAGGTGCGGCACCGCCCGTTCCACAGCTACACGATGAAGCAGGCGATCCAGGAAGGCTTTATCCTGGACGTGCTCAAGTACTACACGCCGGTCGAGAGCTACTACAAGCTCGTGAAAAAGGTCGAGGGCGATCCGGAGTTCGACACGAAGCGGGCCAAGAAGAAGCTGCGTCGCTACGTCGAGAGCCACGATCACGCCATCCGGCTGAAGGCCGAGATTATGGTGGACCATTTTCATGAGCAAGTGCTGGCACTGAATAAGATCGGGGGGCAGGCCAGGGCCATGGTGGTGACGACTGGCATCGATCGGGCCATCGAATACTTCCATGCTTTCCGAGACTATCTGGCCGAGCGCAAAAGTCCGCACCATCCTATTGTCGCCTTCTCAGGCGAACATGACTACGGCGGGATGAAGGTTACAGAAGCCTCGCTTAACGGCTTTCCCTCAAGCCAGATCGCGGACAAGATTCAAGAGGACCCGTACCGCTTCTTGATTTGTGCTGACAAGTTCCAGACCGGCTATGACGAACCCCTGTTGCACACGATGTATGTGGATAAGGTCCTCTCCGGCATCAAGGCGGTACAGACCCTCTCACGCCTCAACCGTGCCCATCCGCAGAAGCATGACGTGTTCGTGCTCGACTTCATGAACGACAGCGACACGATCAAAGAAGCGTTTGCCGACTACTACCGCACGACGATCCTTGCCGAAGAGACCGATCCCAACAAGCTGCACGATCTGAAGGCCGTGCTCGATGGGTATCAAGTCTACGATTCAGGACAGATCGGCCAACTCGTCGCGCTTTACCTGGGCGGGGCAGATCGGGATAAGCTCGATCCGATCCTGGATGCCTGCGTCGCTGTCTACAAAGAGCAGCTCAACGAGAATGGGCAAGTAGATTTTAAGGGAAAGGCCAAGGCCTTCACGCGCACCTATGGGTTTCTCGCTTCCATTCTGCCCTACACCAACGCCGGGTGGGAGAAATTGTCGATCTTCCTAAACTTCCTTGTGCCCAAATTGCCGGCTCCAAAGGAGGAAGATCTCTCGAAGGGGATTCTCGACGCGATTGATATGGACAGTTACCGCGTTGAGAAAAAAGCGGTGATGAAGATTCAGTTGCCGGACGAGAATGCCGAGATCGAGCCGGTGCCGACGAGTGGAGGCGGTCATAAGTCTGAGCCTGAACTCGACCGGCTCTCCAATATCCTCAAAGCGTTTAACGACCAATTTGGCAACATCCCGTGGACCGACGCAGATCGGGTGCACAAGCTGATTACCGAAGAAATCCCCGCCAAGGTTGCCGCCGACAGCGCTTATCAAAACGCTCGCCAGCATTCCGACAAACAAAACGCCCGGATCGAACATGACAAGGCGCTGGCGAGAGTCATGACCGCCGTGCTCAAAGATGACACGGAGCTCTTCAAGCAGTTCATGGACAACGAGTCGTTCAAGCGCTGGTTGACCGATACCGTTTTTCGGATCACGTATAACAATCCCCCCGGCCCTACACCCTGA